In Myxocyprinus asiaticus isolate MX2 ecotype Aquarium Trade chromosome 8, UBuf_Myxa_2, whole genome shotgun sequence, a single genomic region encodes these proteins:
- the LOC127445406 gene encoding gastrula zinc finger protein XlCGF26.1-like — translation MEFIKEETEYMSCAEACSMKNEDTTEQKEPVEPKEESEELKVEERHQYEKLHDLVTTGEEAISCSQAKKNVSQKTTRAKHYFACPQCGKSYSSKGNLEVHLKTHTGEKPFACPQCGKSFLFKGRLNAHIRSHTGEKPFACPQCGKNFGSKGILARHVKIHDARDPLTCLQCGKSFTVKQYYNRHMRIHSGEKPFTCPQCGKGFTEKQSFENHIRSHTGEKPFECPLCGQGFTRKESFEAHMRIHTGEKPFTCSQCGKSFTRKVTYKMHMRIHTGEKPFTCPQCGKSFADKPSFNCHVRIHNGEKPFTCPQCGNSYPCRRYLKRHMKVHAEVKPFTCPQCGKGYTDKGGLTNHITNIHTGEKPFPCLQCGMSFSRRTAFNTHMRIHTGEKPYTCQQCEESFTNKRRLDTHMRIHTGVKPFTCFQCGKSFTRKRTLNTHVRIHTGEKPYTCQQCEESFTNRRRLVSHMRIHTGEKPYTCFQCGRSFTRPRSLKNHVCSNSNVRSFNCDQCCINFTSASALKMHLEIHTEENLPSGLAEKNDFSVRAHVCLECGKAFSNTSDLGRHLRIHTGERPYRCSYCGKGFTLSQSLKIHERVHTGEKPYHCTSCRKSFSQLYTLQIHRIKYCRKLMQGANCMSSAV, via the exons ATGGAGTTTATCAAAGAGGAGACCGAATACATGAGTTGTGCAGAAGCATGCAGCATGAAAAACGAAGACACAACGGAACAAAaag AACCGGTGGAACCGAAAGAGGAAAGTGAAGAACTGAAAGTGGAGGAGAGACATCAGTATGAGAAACTTCATGACTTGGTCACAACTGGAGAAGAAGCTATTAGCTGCTCACAGGCTAAAAAGAATGTCTCGCAAAAAACAACCCGAGCCAAACATTATTTCgcctgccctcagtgtggaaagagttacaGCAGTAAAGGAAATCTTGAGGTGCACTTGAAAacccacactggagagaagccttttgcATGCCCTCAGTGCGGAAAGAGTTTCCTGTTTAAAGGAAGACTTAATGCACACATAAGaagtcacactggagagaagccttttgcATGCCCTCAGTGCGGGAAGAATTTCGGCAGCAAAGGAATCCTTGCTCGGCACGTGAAAATTCACGATGCACGGGACCCTCTTACCTGCCTTCAGTGTGGGAAAAGTTTTACAGTGAAACAATACTATAaccgtcacatgagaattcactctGGGGAGAAGCCTTTCACGTGCCCTCAGTGTGGGAAAGGTTTCACAGAGAAGCAAagctttgaaaatcacattagaagtcacactggagagaagccttttgaGTGCCCTCTGTGTGGACAAGGATTCACGCGGAAAGAAAGCTTTGAAgcgcacatgagaattcacactggagagaagccttttacgtgctctcagtgtgggaagagtttcacacGTAAAGTGACCTATAAgatgcacatgagaattcacactggagagaagcctttcacgtgccctcagtgtggaaaaagttttgcaGATAAACCAAGCTTTAACTGCCATGTAAGAATTCACAATGGAGAAAAGCCTTttacatgccctcagtgtgggaaCAGCTACCCGTGTAGACGATACCTGAAAAGGCACATGAAAGTGCATGCTGAAGTAAAACCTTTCACCTGTCCTCAGTGTGGAAAAGGCTACACAGACAAAGGAGGCCTTACCAATCACATCACGAatattcacactggagagaagcctttcccATGCCTCCAGTGTGGAATGAGCTTCTCACGTAGAACAGCCTTTAATacacacatgagaattcacaccggagagaagccttacacatgccaGCAGTGCGAGGAGAGCTTCACAAACAAAAGAAGACTTGATacccacatgagaattcacactggagtgaAGCCGTTTACCTGCTTCCAGTGTGGGAAGAGCTTCACACGCAAAAGGACGCTTAATACGCACGTGAgaattcacaccggagagaagccATACACATGCCAGCAGTGCGAGGAGAGTTTCACCAACAGAAGAAGACTTGTTtctcacatgagaattcacactggagagaagccttacacgtgcTTCCAGTGTGGGAGGAGCTTCACACGGCCGAGAAGTCTGAAAAATCACGTTTGCTCTAACTCTAATGTGAGAtcatttaactgtgatcagtgcTGTATAAATTTTACTTCTGCATCAGCcctaaaaatgcatcttgaaatTCATACAGAGGAGAATCTTCCCTCTGGATTGGCagaaaaaaatgattttagtgtgcgaGCTCATGTCTGCTTGGAGTGTGGGAAGGCCTTTTCTAATACCAGTGACTTGGGACGGCACCTGAGAATCCATACTGGGGAAAGACCTTACAGGTGCTCATATTGTGGAAAGGGTTTCACTCTGTCACAAAGCCTGAAAATACACGagagagttcatactggagaaaagccataccactgcacttcatgtaGAAAGAGTTTCAGCCAATTATATACTCTACAGATTCATAGAATAAAGTATTGTCGAAAGTTGATGCAGGGAGCAAACTGCATGTCATCTGCAGTGTAA